In Cicer arietinum cultivar CDC Frontier isolate Library 1 chromosome 7, Cicar.CDCFrontier_v2.0, whole genome shotgun sequence, a single window of DNA contains:
- the LOC101498894 gene encoding uncharacterized protein, protein MSRSIEQPPPPPSLSEHSFQNSNSRSVCSGNSSHRFMDPEVIEIPPPPPTHNSSNLMKQKEAILLDVIDIDDDDDSTDLLVVSEEVGRSNKGKTIESVQNGYSDHQTMEHFDNIYFPHGIDKAGPSSRVESSNGYTSVPNNLINIDEHGSDHSYDDDDDDYPDLFTDDYMDVDNYALLQAHFDNADIPPGIEAPIPWLKEYDLVSKKAESSLFYPSFHIQQSESQNSQVSGLSQPTWSLEPIMPEAKGPLGGSCSEQNKMECTDLPPKVKIPSQLFSQAVTSKKRIEAIQCRRRKLKLALGAESSTSKWFSGPSGKKKLYGFGSSTNHGVVDDSEGMKFPYIGESQHSKLIESAKNAAETGSISSQHSNFIGPVDGSFFFSGTEFANPWLAQFNHFPNYTANSTIFNPFVPPFVPLHAPPEQVFGNTWVPNSARDGNNGTTADSTVVTISDEVRDEILKKFQNFKQFDTIDDTSDHYFTRANVSMTQHSKNWVKRIQEEWKLLEKDLPDSIFVRVYESRIDLLRAVIIGAEGTPYHDGLFFFDVFFPRDYPNVPPQVYYHSGGLRLNPNLYNCGKVCLSLLNTWSGNKNEKWLPGTSTILQVLVSIQGLILNTKPYFNEPGYARLSGSAEGEMRSLQYNEDTFLLSLRTMVYLIRRPPKSFEDYVKGHFCSRAQDILVACKAYMDGAQVGCLVKGGVQDVDQGDKSCSKEFKNSLTAYVDMLIKEFTQVGAKDCEKFLSSSTVVNKPTE, encoded by the exons ATGAGCCGATCGATCGAGCAGCCGCCGCCTCCGCCGTCTCTGTCGGAACATTCATTTCAGAATTCCAACTC AAGGAGCGTGTGTTCTGGAAACAGTTCTCATCGTTTCATGGACCCTGAGGTAATCGAGATTCCACCACCACCGCCAACTCACAACTCTTCCAATTTGATGAAGCAGAAAGAG GCCATTTTACTGGATGTGATTGACATCGACGACGATGATGACTCAACAGATTTACTGGTAGTTAGCGAAGAAGTTGGTAGAAGTAATAAGGGGAAGACGATTGAATCTGTTCAAAATGGTTATAGTGATCATCAAACTATG GAACACtttgataatatatattttccgCATGGGATTGACAAAGCTGGACCAAGTAGCAGGGTCGAATCTTCCAATGGTTATACTTCTGTTCCAAATAATTTAATCAACATTGATGAGCATGGTTCTGACCACTCATATGATGATGACGATGACGACTACCCTGATCTTTTTACGGATGATTATATGGATGTAGATAATTATGCTTTACTACAGGCACATTTTGATAATGCGGATATACCTCCTGGTATTGAGGCACCGATTCCTTGGTTAAAAGAATATGATCTAGTTTCAAAGAAGGCTGAAAGTAGTTTATTTTATCCTAGCTTTCATATTCAGCAATCTGAATCTCAAAATTCTCAAGTTAGTGGCTTATCTCAGCCTACATGGTCATTAGAGCCTATTATGCCTGAAGCCAAAGGACCTTTAGGAGGTAGTTGTAGTGAACAAAATAAAATGGAATGTACTGATCTCCCTCCCAAAGTAAAAATACCTTCTCAGTTATTTTCTCAAGCTGTCACTAGTAAGAAAAGAATAGAAGCCATACAGTGCAGGAGACGCAAGTTAAAGTTGGCATTAGGAGCAGAGTCATCTACCTCTAAATGGTTTTCGGGACCTTCTGGTAAAAAGAAGCTTTATGGTTTTGGTTCTTCAACTAACCATGGCGTTGTAGACGACTCAGAGGGAATGAAGTTTCCATATATAGGTGAGTCACAGCATAGCAAACTAATTGAAAGTGCAAAGAATGCAGCTGAAACTGGAAGTATCAGTTCACAACATTCAAATTTCATTGGACCTGTAGAtggatcattttttttttcggGAACTGAATTTGCAAATCCTTGGCTGGCTCAGTTTAATCATTTTCCAAATTATACAGCTAATTCAACTATTTTCAATCCATTTGTTCCTCCATTTGTTCCTCTTCATGCCCCACCTGAGCAAGTGTTCGGTAACACTTGGGTTCCCAATTCTGCGAGAGATGGAAATAATGGCACAACTGCTGATAGTACTGTTGTGACTATCTCTGATGAAGTCAGGGATGAAATTCTGaagaaatttcaaaactttaagCAATTTGACACTATTGATGACACTTCAGACCATTACTTCACTCGCGCCAATGTGTCCATGACACAG CATTCAAAGAATTGGGTTAAAAGAATTCAGGAAGAGTGGAAGCTATTGGAGAAGGATTTACCAG ATTCAATATTTGTCAGAGTTTATGAATCAAGAATTGATCTGTTGAGGGCTGTGATTATTGGAGCAGAGGGAACTCCTTATCATGATggtcttttcttttttgatgtTTTCTTTCCCCGGGACTATCCCAATGTACCTCCG CAAGTCTACTACCATTCTGGTGGACTTCGGCTCAAtccaaatttatataattgtggCAAAGTGTGCCTTAGTCTACTTAACACCTGGTCTGGCAATAAGAATGAGAAGTGGCTTCCAGGTACTTCAACAATTTTACAGGTCCTGGTCTCTATACAAGGTCTAATCTTGAATACAAAGCCATACTTTAATGAGCCTGGATATGCACGTTTGAGTGGTTCTGCTGAAGGTGAAATGAGATCCCTGCAGTATAATGAAGACACATTCCtcctttcattgaggacaatggtGTATCTGATACGAAGACCTCCAAAG AGTTTCGAGGACTACGTAAAGGGGCATTTCTGCAGCCGAGCTCAGGATATTTTGGTGGCTTGTAAAGCATACATGGATGGTGCTCAAGTTGGTTGTTTGGTCAAAGGTGGGGTTCAGGATGTTGATCAGGGTGACAAGAGCTGCTCAAAGGAGTTTAAAAATTCTTTAACTGCATACGTGGATATGCTTATAAAAGAGTTTACACAAGTTGGAGCCAAGGATTGTGAGAAATTCTTGTCTTCATCAACAGTAGTCAACAAGCCAACGGAATAG